The proteins below come from a single Maylandia zebra isolate NMK-2024a linkage group LG23, Mzebra_GT3a, whole genome shotgun sequence genomic window:
- the polrmt gene encoding DNA-directed RNA polymerase, mitochondrial isoform X1, with translation MSLLRVCAFAKLLSCRSVIEKCAVRVSFADCCQLCASVRGGTVRWISGTSLQLQNINVSSRIPKTDEAKKRALRQFQLLDVLEARIQQLQSDVVLDVQHAKVQFMKAPSHGRGTSSGKGHRSTPQEKTDIPKSGQTGDKGSFKSQPRRWIEKLTQEKKNKLKKQQHLQQKMQICVKEKLQTSSSKGTKSSLMSTGTTHKTISTGVKKSRGHSKLSDEIRAAVSSTATAAAATAMAGAATVPQKASKKKRKDSKTHALEKKGTELTGTDPQGTAEELAEVEELEKRLNQQVSHWTLSSKPERMQEGSVGNACQDISLSICSYLEACIFVGDIERAHNFLLSQHRVMSRRKHLNTGVYNIMMRVWAKKGTLNQIGRMFILLEEAGLKPNRGSYFAALECMGRNPNCSPKVVSRCLSQMEEDGLSVDDLFNQCVFRQDERDMLLKAIRIVKPEYQPRLNMHTSKCSSLLVQDFYSERADHIYPKLDFTQEDLQERFKRQLSVEQACTITIDSVEAAKPVTENMAKMRELLAEQRIQWQKILLQALRESKMILAKSNTRDYRLNLYPYLCLLEDKEYVDIMIQSVANLPPSGESLKILARDLGNRVFTKYCVRQKHQNQTVEKLGSIYNAYTDLLAKDTKVYDVLPREQWWKLEMEQSSGPTLQGGETSWPYIVTLELGTYMVDMMVKNLKINSDILNPAYDRKLIPILYHMYTFRSTRQVGFIKPHPILTQMQQEAMETKLTFDSYVMPMLCPPVPWTSVKFGAYLLTPTKLMRTVDGATQHEELLEKCQNLHAIYDSLNQLGNCAWKINKPLLDIIISIFNDRGSDKLDIPPPLSEAPKIPHFNPQDHSYTASEKAHMKRQVINAKKKCSEMHSLRMDALYKLSIANHMRDEIFWFPHNMDFRGRTYPCPPYFNHLGSDVTRAILVFAEGKLLGPKGLDWLKIHLVNLTGLKKRSSLQGRLEYANTIMEDILDSADNPLNGRKWWMNADEPWQALACCMEIANAVRSPDPAQFISHFPVHQDGSCNGLQHYAALGRDVIGATSVNLMPCDVPQDVYSGVAQQVEELRARDAESGLKIAQVLEGFISRKVVKQTVMTVVYGVTRYGGRLQIEKRLKEIDEFPKEFVWDASHYLVRQVFNALKEMFTGTREIQDWLTESARLISKSGHTVQWVTPLGLPIIQPYHRTRNQVLKSTMQHINLKISHDTKERPDTVKQKNAFPPNFIHSLDSTHMMLTSLHCYSSGLTFVSVHDCFWTHALTVDTMNKVCREQFVALHSQPILQELSNFLLYKYCTGVLTEAKSKKYQEYRRLMMLLAKVPQTGDFDLQRVKESTFFFS, from the exons ATGTCTCTTCTTAGAGTTTGTGCCTTTGCCAAACTTCTGAGTTGTCGGAGCGTAATTGAAAAATGCGCTGTCCGCGTGTCTTTTGCGGACTGCTGTCAGCTGTGTGCGTCGGTGAGAGGTGGCACAGTTAGATGGATATCAG gAACATCTTTGCAGCTTCAAAACATAAATGTTTCATCTAGAATTCCAAAGACAGATGAAGCAAAGAAACGCGCACTGAGACAGTTTCAGCTGTTAGACG TGCTTGAGGCCAGAATCCAGCAACTACAATCTGACGTCGTTCTAGATGTCCAACATGCAAAGGTGCAGTTTATGAAGGCGCCTTCTCATGGAAGAGGTACTTCATCTGGTAAGGGCCACAGAAGCACACCCCAGGAGAAAACTGATATTCCTAAATCTGGACAGACTGGCGATAAAGGCTCCTTTAAATCTCAGCCCCGCCGCTGGATAGAAAAACTAACTCAAGAGAAGAAGAACAAACTTAAAAAACAGCAGCACCTCCagcaaaaaatgcaaatatgtgTCAAAGAGAAACTACAAACATCATCATCTAAAGGTACCAAAAGCAGCTTGATGTCCACCGGTACaacacataaaacaatatctACTGGAGTTAAAAAGAGCAGAGGTCATTCAAAACTGTCAGATGAAATACGAGCTGCAGTTTCTTCGACAGCTACAGCAGCTGCTGCCACTGCCATGGCAGGAGCAGCCACCGTGCCACAAAAAGCATCTAAAAAGAAACGAAAAGACTCTAAAACACATGCTCTTGAAAAAAAGGGAACTGAACTGACTGGTACTGACCCTCAGGGCACAGCCGAGGAGTTGGCTGAGGTGGAGGAGCTGGAAAAGAGACTCAATCAACAAGTAAGCCATTGGACATTGTCAAGTAAACCAGAACGCATGCAGGAGGGCAGTGTGGGAAATGCGTGTCAGGACATCAGTCTTAGCATCTGCTCATACTTGGAGGCCTGTATATTTGTCGGGGACATCGAGCGGGCACATAATTTCCTGCTCAGTCAGCACAGAGTTATGAGTCGACGAAAACATCTCAACACAGGCGTTTACAACATCATGATGAGGGTGTGGGCCAAAAAG GGTACATTAAATCAGATTGGCCGCATGTTTATTCTTTTAGAAGAGGCTGGTCTGAAGCCAAATCGTGGTTCCTACTTTGCTGCTTTGGAGTGTATGGGTCGCAACCCAAACTGCTCCCCAAAGGTTGTTTCAAG GTGTCTGAGCCAGATGGAGGAGGATGGCCTCTCTGTGGATGATCTGTTCAACCAATGTGTTTTCCGGCAAGATGAGAGGGACATGCTGCTAAAAGCCATACGCATCGTAAAGCCAGAGTATCAGCCCAGGCTCAACATGCACACAAGCAAGTGTTCTTCATTGCTGGTTCAAGACTTCTACTCAGAG AGGGCGGACCACATCTACCCAAAATTGGACTTCACACAGGAGGATCTCCAGGAGCGTTTTAAACGTCAGCTGAGTGTGGAGCAGGCCTGCACGATCACCATAGACTCTGTGGAAGCTGCCAAGCCCGTCACTGAAAACATGGCGAAAATG AGAGAGCTGTTGGCAGAGCAGCGGATTCAGTGGCAGAAGATCCTTCTCCAGGCCTTAAGGGAGAGCAAAATGATCCTGGCAAAAAGCAACACCAGGGACTACAGACTTAACCTTTATCCGTATCTGTGTCTCCTGGAAGATAAAGAGTATGTTGACATCATGATACAG AGTGTTGCCAACTTGCCTCCTAGCGGAGAGTCGCTAAAGATTTTAGCTCGAGATCTCGGCAATAGGGTCTTCACCAAGTACTGCGTGCGTCAGAAGCACCAGAATCAGACGGTGGAAAAGCTGGGCAGCATTTATAACGCCTACACAGACCTACTGGCCAAAGATActaag GTGTATGACGTCCTTCCAAGGGAGCAGTGGTGGAAGCTGGAGATGGAGCAGAGTTCAGGACCTACGCTGCAGGGGGGCGAGACAAGCTGGCCATACATAGTAACTCTGGAGCTTGGCACGTACATGGTGGATATGATGGTTAAAAATCTTAAAATTAATAGCGACATCCTGAACCCAGCCTATGACAGGAAACTCATCCCCATCCTCTACCACATGTACACCTTTCGCAGCACCCGGCAG GTTGGCTTCATCAAGCCCCACCCCATCCTTACTCAGATGCAGCAGGAAGCCATGGAGACCAAGTTGACTTTTGACTCCTATGTGATGCCGATGCTGTGCCCTCCAGTGCCCTGGACATCAGTCAAGTTTGGAGCATACCTGCTCACGCCGACGAAGCTGATGCGCACAGTGGACGGGGCGACCCAACACGAAGAGTTGTTGGAGAAATGTCAAAATCTTCATGCCATCTATGACTCTCTCAACCAGTTGGGCAACTGTGCCTGGAAGATCAACAAACCTTTGCTGGACATTATTATCTCCATCTTTAATGATCGTGGAAGCGATAAGCTAGACATCCCACCTCCTTTGTCGGAAGCCCCCAAAATCCCCCACTTTAACCCTCAAGACCACAGTTATACAGCTAGTGAGAAGGCCCACATGAAAAGACAGGTGATCAATGCCAAAAAGAAATGCAGCGAGATGCACAGCTTACGTATGGATGCTCTCTATAAACTGTCCATCGCCAACCACATGCGAGACGAGATCTTCTGGTTCCCTCACAACATGGACTTCAGGGGACGTACCTATCCATGTCCTCCATACTTTAATCACCTGGGAAGTGATGTCACACGGGCAATCCTTGTGTTTGCGGAGGGGAAGCTGCTTGGTCCCAAAGGCCTGGACTGGCTAAAGATCCACTTGGTGAATCTTACAGGATTAAAGAAGAGGAGCTCACTACAGGGCCGACTTGAGTATGCCAACACTATCATGGAGGACATACTGGACTCTGCCGACAACCCTCTAAAT GGTAGAAAGTGGTGGATGAATGCAGATGAGCCATGGCAGGCTCTGGCCTGCTGCATGGAGATAGCCAATGCTGTGAGATCTCCTGATCCAGCACAGTTCAtctctcattttcctgttcatcAG GACGGCTCCTGTAATGGTCTCCAGCACTACGCCGCTCTAGGCAGAGATGTTATTGGTGCTACATCAGTCAATCTCATGCCCTGTGATGTGCCCCAGGATGTCTACAGCGGAGTTGCACAACAG GTGGAGGAGTTACGAGCTCGGGATGCAGAGAGCGGACTGAAGATCGCCCAGGTGCTGGAGGGCTTCATCAGCAGGAAGGTGGTTAAACAGACAGTGATGACTGTGGTGTACGGAGTCACTCGCTATGGTGGACGCCTCCAGATAGAGAAAAGACTGAAGGAGATTGACGAGTTTCCGAAG gaGTTTGTGTGGGATGCATCCCATTACCTGGTGCGTCAGGTGTTCAATGCCTTAAAGGAGATGTTTACAGGGACCAGAGAGATACAG GACTGGCTGACTGAGAGCGCCAGGCTCATCTCTAAGTCGGGTCACACTGTGCAATGGGTGACACCCCTGGGATTACCCATCATTCAACCGTACCACCGCACACGCAACCAAGTG CTGAAGAGTACCATGCAGCACATAAACCTCAAGATAAGCCACGACACCAAAGA